In Setaria italica strain Yugu1 chromosome IX, Setaria_italica_v2.0, whole genome shotgun sequence, the genomic stretch CAAGCTCAATGCGGCGGTATGGCAGGAAGAGGCACACAACAGCAAACCCAATGTCGGTCAATCCCACCATGCTGAACGAGGGTGGCCATCAGGTACCTGCTCATATCACCCATGTTATGAGGACTTGATGTGGAAGGAGGTATATAGGTGAGCTGATGTACTGTGATGCTCATAACTCTCGTTGACAATTGCAGCATGCGATAGCGTATGTTCAAGGTGACAAGTACTATGGCGCCAAGGCGACCATCAATGTGTGGGAACCCAAGATCGAGCAGCCTAACGAGTTCAGCTTGTCCCAGCTCTGGATCTTGGGGGGATCATTCGGGGAGGATCTTAACAGCATTGAGGCTGGATGGCAGGTAGAGAAAGACCCACAGCCCATGAGCTTCACATTCATAATCAGTGTCGAGTAAATGCAGCACCGTTTTAGCGGTTGGGAGCCCTGCTGCAGTGCACTGTGCTTTATCACGAGCTCTGAAACActtgtgttgctttgctacATCAGGTTAGCCCGGACCTCTATGGGGACAACAACACAAGGCTGTTCACCTACTGGACCGTAAGTTTTGAACATTTCTAAATGAACATTCTTGAAATATGCAGTTATGCGCTGGCGCTTGCCTTGTTTCCTTTATTGTTTGACACACCTGATTGTTTTGCTATCTAATATTCTGCAGAGTGATGCATACCAAGCAACAGGGTGCTACAACATATTGTGCTCAGGGTTCGTTCAGATTAACAGCGAGATTGCCATGGGCGCCAGCATCTTCCCAACCTCAAGCTACTCTGGCTCCCAATATGATATCAGTATACTGATCTGGAAGGTGAGCAAGTAATTAAACTAGTAACTTACCACATGCCATGCCTAGTACGTTGAGAATTATCAGAGACATGCAGAGAATCTTTAGCCCACTTGCTGTTATGCTCGTACTCGCGCTCCTCCTTGACTGGTGAACCCGTACCTGGGGCTTTGAAAATTGGTTTCCTCCTCACCCTGTGGTTATCATACTCCTTTCCGCGACAACCTTTCTTTCTTATCGCTAATGATTACTCAACTTTTGatttttcaaaagaaacaacCATTGCTACTTTTCACCTCAACGAGCTAGTGGTATTCTAAGTGCTGAGATAGAAAGTGTAGTATTGTTCATTTCCATTGAGCATGGGTAATGAGTGCATGATTTGCATGCTAGAAGAACATGAATGCATCCACATAGTGTATGCCCAACGGTTACTATTCCCTGATACTGAAATCTAGCTATGTCGATGTGAATGATGTTTTTGTATGTTGATACATTACTTTTCCAATGTGTGCCCCTGCTATATTAATCTCTTCTATATATGTGCATTTTACATCTGTGCAGGACCCAAAGGAGGGCAACTGGTGGATGCAGTTCGGCAAGGACTACGTGCTGGGCTACTGGCCGTCGTTCCTCTTCTCGTACCTGGCGGACAGCGCGTCGATGATTGAATGGGGCGGGGAGGTGGTGAACTCACAGCCCGACGGTGTGCACACCTCGACGCAGATGGGCAGCGGGCACTTCCCGGAGGAAGGGTTCAGCAAGTCGAGCTACTTCAAGAACATCCAGGTGGTGGACAGCACCAACAACCTGAAAGCCCCAAAGGGGCTGGGCACCTTCACCGAGCAGTCCAACTGCTACGACGTGCAGAACGGCAACAATGGCGACTGGGGCACCTACTTCTACTACGGCGGCCCTGGGAGGAGCTCCAACTGCCAGTAGCAACTCTGAAAGTGTAGCCGCGATTCAGAGTGTAATACACCGTCGCAAGCATCAGTTTTCTCGTAGCCCTAGATCAATAGTGTGTCATGTGAATGGGGTTCTTTTGTTGCTGGTGTGTAGTAGTTTCTCTCTCTGCtgagtttcttctcttctctttcttttttttttcttgttagtGCCAAGATGGCTTCTGAAGAGAAGCATGGCATGTGGTGGTGATGTGTTGCCCTTATGGTGGCCTACCTCCTTTTCCTATATGGTAGATTCACTTGTCCTTGTGGTTATGGGCTGTGCTCCTTTTTTCCACCCTTGTCACCTTTTTTTCACCTTTGATGAATGTCAGTGTGGCGCACCGAAAGGTGGAATGGGCAGAATTCAGATTTAGGTCAGCAGCTTTGTGTGCCATCTGATGCTGGTACAAGGAAAAAGCATGAACTGTTCAGCAAATTGCAGCTGTTTTGCCACAGCAATTAGATGTCTGGTTTGCTTAACAACCCTAACCTCGTGTGCATGGTCTGGTGGGGTTTGGAGAAAGTAACGGGTATTGCATATGGTTGATAAGCCAGGGTGCCGGGGATGGTCGAATTGACAGATACTCCCTTCGTTCTCTTTTATTAGGATTATTTTtaaatctgaaaaattctctTTTGATAATCTTATTTCAGTGTAAGTGTCCATCCATTTAATATATATCTCAGGATTGACGTGTGACCCTTCATTCCTCCACAGGAGATTGGCTATATGGATATTGAAGTTTGAGTGAGATTGGCTACGTGGGTACCAAGAAGTTTGAGCCTCATTGAATCACTTATTTATAAGGAATAACTAATGGTATGGTTATTTGCAAGGAATAACTAATGGTATGATTAAATGAATGATAAGTAAGATTATCTTTCCTCGTCCATTGTGCTAGGACTATCAAATAGAATGGAAGGAGTAGTTTGACCATTCAGGTGGTTATGGTCACGCGAAACGTGCACACGCTGGTCGCTGGAAAAGGTTTTGTGGCATTGTGGGAACGGGACAGGTTCCACGTCATTCATCCTGTTCTTGACCCGGTGCGTCGACGAACCTGTGGATCAGCGGTTAACTGCCAATGGCTCCAGAATGTGCACTCTACACTTGGGAGATCACGGCACGTACTGCACATTTTGATCCACGGATTTGAAGGCTTGTAATTTCACAGCTTCGCTCGTGCACTGTAGCACTCGCTGACCGCATCAATCATCATCGTCTGCGGGAGACTGTGTTGCGCAGTCAAGGTTAGGAAAGAAGCAGCCGGGGAGAGGTGAGGCGTGAGGCGTCGCTGTCGACAGCAGCTTGCCAGAAATCTTTTGAGATGGTGCAGTCGCAGAGTGGAGGCCGGCGAGCCCATGCCCGATGCCCGGCAGGCAGCAGTACACCCATCGATCCTGGTTTGGTTTGGCCTCAAGCCAATAATGACGATGGTTCAAAAGGTATCCATGACATATCTTTTTTTATCTGCCAATACTGTTCAAGCAAATGTAGATGCCTCGTGCATCATCTATCGCTAAAAAAACCGCCTCAATTTATTACTAAAATAAAATCAGGGGAATGAGAACCTGCTAACTATAAAACCTGATGAGTAGATAGATTCTACCATAAGGAATCTGATCGAGCGACCGTTGTCTTTCAAAATTCTCTTGAATTGTTATCCATTTGAAACCCTAAAATGGATAGGAGGACTTCAGATGCATTTGTGGCAAATAGGAAAAGccaacaaaaaacaaaaatctAACTCCATGGTTAAATCGAAGTGGAAGTGTGGAACATGTTTGATTTTTCGCGAATAAGATGAAGGTAAGAATTTGACTTGCTTTTGAAGGCATCGGAGTGAAAGTGCTTCTAAAGATTAAAAAAACCCACCCAAGCCATACTTCTCATATGCGTGGACTTGCCGTAGGAGTTGGTCAGGTTTTATGATGATGATTCACTCATATTTAAATGGTTTGTCCTCCTACGAGACAAGTTCGGTTGAACAGCAGTGCGTGCCGCATGCGCCGTCACTTGTGCACGCGAATGAATTGCTGTCACGGATTCGGAATATTTAACTTTTTTCATAGTTATTAATGATCTGTTCAAATAACAGTTTTAGAATGGttcctattttttttaccaCTGGCGAGAGAATGTTACAttactttttttcattttcaacaTATGGTCATGTCAGTGTTAAGGATGACGTGAAGATGAATTTGCCCCTGGTTATCTTCTTCTCCCGGCAGCATAGCAAGTACAGCAGCAAAGCTGCTCACATGGATCTCTACCCATTCCTATTCTaaccggcagcagcagcaagctgcTCCCATCGGTCTCTCCCCCTCCCTATACATTGTAACAACCACGAGCAAGCACCGTACCAGAACCATATATATACTCTCTCCTTTCTATCCCATCGATTCAAGCAGCAGTGCCACCACTCCATCTCTTCTCTCGAATCAGCAAGAACCAGGGTGACCTGCTCCCAGATCAAGTCGCAGAGGGTGTGGACGCCGGCATCAACATGGAGAGGCGCGCTAGCTGGTTCAACAGGGTCTGCAGAGCAACACGCAACACATCGTCAGGAACTCCGGTGCGCGCGACGCAGCCTGCATGACCTCGCTCTAGACTGTAGACGAAGGATTGATTCCTCTCTAAATATTAGGTAAAGACATATATATTAGGTAAAGACATATTCCAAGACATGTTCAGTAAAGTTTGGGAATCTTTTTGCAAAATAGTCAAGACGTATTccaaggactgcgggttgattatgaaaaagtttagacttttttgcaaaataaccacgacggttggaataaacaaccgcactttaatattaggtagagctTTGATTTGAGCATGAATATTTTCGAACCAAGGTAGTATTTGCAAATGAACATTGCTGTGTTGGCCCCGCGAGGCCGAGGAAGCCGCACAATGCCCAAACTGAGTGCGGGCGTGTCCAGTCCGCCACCGCCTGGACCTTCTGACTGTCCATCGCCATGCTGTCGGTGAACACCACGTGTCCCCGTGGGTACGCCGAATGTACACTTGGGCACACTTAGACAGCTTGAGGCGGAGTTCGTGTTGACAGAGCATGTCGAGGACGAGACGGACACGTCATAGGTGATCCGCCTAGGTCGTGTTGTATATCATATGTCGTCAAAGAAAACGAGCACAAATTGACGCAAGTACCGCCGAGGATGTCGTTCATGAGCGCTTGGAAGGTGGTCAGGCGTTCGACAATCCGAACGGCATCACAAAGAACTTGTAGTGTCCCTGGTGAGTCCAAAAATCTATCTTCTCCACATCAGCAGTGTGCATGCGCACCCGGTGATACCTGGAGCAGAGGTTCATCTTGGAGAAGTAGCGCGCGCCATGGAGCTCATCCAAAAGCTCCTCCACTACAAGGATGGGGAACTTGTCCTTGATGGTGATGGCGTTGAGGGCATGATAGCTGACGCAGAACCACCACGAGCCGTCGTGCTTCTTGACGAGGACCGGAAACGAAAATGCTAATGTGCCTAGGCGAATGATGCCCTGGCACATCATCTTGGTGCATTGCTGCTCCAGCTCGTCCTTCTGCAGTTGGGGATAGCGCTACTGTCGTACTGCGACAGGTTGGGCACTAGTCTCCAGGTGGATGTGGTGGTCGTGGACACATGCTGGGGGAAGACCAGCGGGCTCGACAAAGAGGTTCGCGAACTTGTGGAGGAGGCGGTCTAGCAGCGCCTCCACCTGCAGCTGCCGGCATGATGTAGCCATGCGCCCTTGCTCACCCTGCCAAGTCACACGACTTCCCCCGATGAAGCACATCATGGAGAGTAGCGAGAAGTCCCACAAGATTGGTCATAACGTACGCAGCCAGTGCATGCCGAGGATGACGTCATTGCCATCGAGGGTGAGGGGGAAGCACTTGATCT encodes the following:
- the LOC101772123 gene encoding uncharacterized protein LOC101772123, producing the protein MDTARGVACLLVAVICLSCAAAAAARTPAARMHRHLKRLNKPAVKSIESPDGDIIDCVHISHQPAFDHPYLKNHTVQMRPNYHPEGLYDESKTNVASTSNGERPMVQLWHQNGRCPVGTVPIRRTKKDDLLRASSMRRYGRKRHTTANPMSVNPTMLNEGGHQHAIAYVQGDKYYGAKATINVWEPKIEQPNEFSLSQLWILGGSFGEDLNSIEAGWQVSPDLYGDNNTRLFTYWTSDAYQATGCYNILCSGFVQINSEIAMGASIFPTSSYSGSQYDISILIWKDPKEGNWWMQFGKDYVLGYWPSFLFSYLADSASMIEWGGEVVNSQPDGVHTSTQMGSGHFPEEGFSKSSYFKNIQVVDSTNNLKAPKGLGTFTEQSNCYDVQNGNNGDWGTYFYYGGPGRSSNCQ